In Stomoxys calcitrans chromosome 2, idStoCalc2.1, whole genome shotgun sequence, the following proteins share a genomic window:
- the LOC106081783 gene encoding transcription initiation protein SPT3 homolog, with the protein MNSNLNSNATNIGSLSQTTIGGASAGGGSTPTLEDNVSLLSEISDIMRSFGDSDQPRMESVKLVEHILQQQLRGMFNEASLVAMKRKNNPCPSQADFEFLMRNHPVKIARMRKHLKDMRILKKFLSIRTGRPQDFMEDLDQQDSDEELGIDVPEMYDEDRTRRLFRADRISQILSGQQYLEFNEARKTSFYCRHGEKIKNKFRRFLDLPADLRIPTTTMNILAYFAHETIAVIVDYAILTRLNSSNRITEPFSRVTSTGASPAMMHICPEVTQGRGMEVVKPISVQEIHEGIRRFRQMTSKKVGFYRSSCDTDFRRSFLAL; encoded by the coding sequence ATGAACAGCAATCTCAATAGCAATGCAACAAACATCGGCAGCTTATCCCAAACCACCATAGGCGGGGCAAGTGCTGGAGGTGGCAGCACGCCAACTCTGGAGGACAATGTATCCTTACTTTCGGAAATCTCGGATATTATGCGAAGTTTTGGCGATAGCGACCAGCCGCGTATGGAAAGTGTTAAACTGGTGGAGCAtatactacaacaacaattgcGCGGAATGTTCAATGAGGCTTCTTTGGTGGCCATGAAACGCAAAAATAATCCCTGCCCCTCACAAGCAGACTTTGAGTTTCTCATGCGTAATCATCCCGTTAAGATTGCTCGCATGCGTAAACATCTGAAGGATATGCGTATTCTAAAGAAATTCCTTAGTATACGCACTGGAAGGCCACAAGATTTTATGGAAGACTTAGATCAACAAGATTCCGATGAAGAATTGGGCATTGATGTGCCCGAAATGTATGATGAGGATAGAACGCGCCGTCTATTTCGGGCAGATCGTATATCGCAAATTTTAAGCGGGCAACAATATTTGGAATTCAATGAGGCACGCAAAACCTCGTTCTATTGTCGCCATGGTGAAAAGATTAAAAACAAGTTTAGACGTTTTCTGGATTTGCCCGCAGATTTAAGGATACCCACTACCACAATGAATATATTGGCCTATTTTGCTCATGAAACCATAGCCGTAATTGTGGACTATGCCATTTTGACAAGATTGAATTCATCGAATCGCATAACTGAGccctttagtcgggtcacatCTACAGGGGCTTCGCCCGCAATGATGCACATATGCCCTGAGGTAACCCAGGGCAGGGGCATGGAAGTGGTTAAGCCCATTAGTGTACAGGAGATACATGAGGGTATACGGCGTTTCAGGCAAATGACCAGCAAGAAAGTGGGCTTCTATAGAAGTTCATGTGACACAGATTTCAGGAGATCCTTTTTGGCATTGTAA